AGACGCTCACCAATATATTGAATAGCATAGGCAGTAGTGGAGCCTGTGCCTAAGCCGACAACTGAATTAGACTTAACGCGATCGGCGGCAGCTTTTCCTACCTCTTGTTTCATAATCACAACTGGATCTGACATTCCCATGCTCCTTAATAATCAACGATTTGGTGAAATTTCACTTTCCAGAAATAAGAATAGGGGATGAGTCAGCCTTTGATCAACTATCTCTGGCTAAATAATCCATCCCTTATCTTTTTTTCCATCCCTTAGTTATTAGAAGCCGCTGTCAGCATTTCTTTCAGCTTTGTTAACTCATCCGCCCAACGGGGATCGGGTTGAAAGCCTTCGTTGCTAGAACTTTGATGGGCTTTTTGACTGCGATCGCCGCGTTTTTTGCCGCCGCTACCGCCACCTTTTTTGGCCGCTGCTGGTTTAGGGGTGGGAGCAGGTGCGGTGCTGGTTGTTGGGGTAGATTCTTCATCTTCTTTCCCTTTGGCACGAGGTAAGGCTTTTTCTATTTTTAGGGGACTCTCCATAAAAGGCTGATCATTGTATTTTGCAATAAAATCATCAGCCATTTCATCAGTGGCCACGGTGACAAAAGCAAATCCCCGACATTTGCCCGTTTTGCGATCTTTGATCACTTTGATCGACATGATTTCCCCCGCATCTACAAATAAATCTTGTAGAGCTTGGCGTTCGATGTTTTCTTTGGGTAAGTTACCAACATATAGACGAATGGGCATTAGATATACCTCCGGTAATTGAGTTGAAAAAAACTTGGTTAACCCGCCAGCAGCAAGCCATGAGTGATTGAGTTTGCTTTGCACTAGGCAAATAACCGCCCAAGGACATCATTGCTTGATCACAGATATTTGTTTTAGCAATATTGGCTGCTGCTGTCAAAATTGACTTTCCCTTAACGATGCTAGTGGCGTGAGTGTAATCATTGAGACTCGGCTTTTTCCAGTTCTGCCGATTGAGATGGATTGAACTGATACTGCCCTCTTAGATTATTACAGATTGTATAGACGATTCGTCAAATAATTATGAGGATTTTTTAATGCTTTCCCTGTATACCCCCTAACTTTTGTTCACTTTGAGCAACTTTTTCGCAAAAGACTTGCTAAAAATGATGTTATATGCTTATTCATCTCATGGATCTGGGTAATCTAAATAGTAGTGGAGAACCTTACCGGAAAGGGATTTGTTAGAATTGATTATACATAAGGTAGACATTCTGTCAAATCTTTGTTACATTACTTGATATTCAGAAACAATAGAGAAGTTAAGCCCCTCTAGAGCATCTGAAACCCTTTGTATTTCTTGAAGGAGTCATTATGGAACCGAAATCTCGTGATCTAAGCTTAGAACAACAATTTGAAATGAAACGCATGAGTGATGCTGCCATCAACATGAGTCGGGAACAAGCCATTGAACTTTTGCTTCAGGCTTCACGACTCCTGATGATTAAAACCAACGTTGTTCGTAAGTTAGCCAAATAGGGCTATTCCTGAGTTAAATATCACCACCTATCATTACAGTTACGGAGGTCATCATGGACGCAACAGTCTTTGAATTATCGTTAGAACAACAGTTTGAACTGCAATGTTTACAACAAGAGTTCCAAAATCTCGAACGGGAACAAGTCATCAACTATTTACTCGATACCATGCAGCAAATCATGGCCCGAGATAATCTTATCAGAGATTTGATGAAAAATTCCTTATTCTAATTTCTGGGGATTAGACGCTCTCCATCTCGTGCCAAGCTTCTAGACATTTTAGGCGCCAAGGAAGAGGGGCAAAGGGGTGTCGGGGGGTCAACCCATTGACTAAGTCTTCTCATGATTTAATTTTTTCTCTGCCAAACGCGAAACATGAACCCTAAACTAACCAAAACGTAGCCTGATGTCAATAAACCATTGAAATAGAGTAATCTTAAGGTTAAGGTTTCCGATGCCTGTAATGAGGCAAACCATAACAAACTATAGGCGATCGCCCAAACCAAAGTTAGTCGAATAGAGGCACGACTAGCGGATAATTCTTGACGACTTCCCTGATGACGAGATACAGTCCAGATTGCAGGTATCCAACCGACTACAGGGATGAGACAGATTATTTGTTGTAGTTTTTGTAGCTTTTGTTCTTGAAATG
This genomic window from Crocosphaera sp. UHCC 0190 contains:
- a CDS encoding NblA/ycf18 family protein, translated to MDATVFELSLEQQFELQCLQQEFQNLEREQVINYLLDTMQQIMARDNLIRDLMKNSLF
- a CDS encoding NblA/ycf18 family protein, which codes for MEPKSRDLSLEQQFEMKRMSDAAINMSREQAIELLLQASRLLMIKTNVVRKLAK
- a CDS encoding RNA-binding protein codes for the protein MPIRLYVGNLPKENIERQALQDLFVDAGEIMSIKVIKDRKTGKCRGFAFVTVATDEMADDFIAKYNDQPFMESPLKIEKALPRAKGKEDEESTPTTSTAPAPTPKPAAAKKGGGSGGKKRGDRSQKAHQSSSNEGFQPDPRWADELTKLKEMLTAASNN